The Flavobacterium sp. HJ-32-4 genome contains a region encoding:
- the argS gene encoding arginine--tRNA ligase: protein MEVNSLLSKEIGIALNTLYGVAPERIEFQATRRDFEGDVTVVLFPLLKLIKGNPAEIGTRLGDHLIAHVPLVARYNVVSGFLNLVIADTYYIDFLDTIRKQASFGVAVPDPEQKAVMVEYSSPNTNKPLHLGHVRNILLGWSVAQILEAAGKKVYKTQIINDRGIHICKSMLAWQESGEGVTPASSGLKGDKIVGNAYVAFDKKYKTEVQELVATGLSEDDAKKQAPSLLKAQEMLRKWEAGDPETLSLWKQLNQWVYDGFAQTYAKMGVEFDSYYYESNTYLLGKEVVQFGLEKGVFEKDPDGSVWIDLTDDGLDRKIVLRSDGTAVYMTQDIGTAIQRVKDHPDVGGMVYTVGNEQDYHFKVLFLILKKLGFDWAENLFHLSYGMVDLPSGKMKSREGTVVDADELMDEMTETARTISEELGKLEGFSPEEKERLYHIIGMGALKYYILKVDPKKRILFNPEESVDFAGNTGPFIQYTYARIQSLLRRADVDLSQPSGISVLHEKEKELLKRLTVFPDVIQEAAREYSPALIANYIYDLVKEYNSFYQSVPVIATEDDTIKVFRLQLSEKVGEVIRTGFRLLGIDVPSRM from the coding sequence ATGGAAGTCAATAGCCTGCTATCGAAAGAGATCGGAATCGCCCTCAACACGCTTTATGGTGTCGCACCGGAACGCATCGAGTTCCAGGCCACCCGACGTGACTTTGAAGGGGACGTAACCGTGGTCTTGTTTCCTCTGCTCAAACTGATAAAAGGCAACCCCGCCGAAATAGGCACACGGCTCGGTGATCACCTGATCGCCCATGTGCCGTTGGTCGCCCGTTATAACGTAGTGTCGGGCTTCCTGAATCTGGTAATAGCCGACACCTATTATATAGATTTCCTCGATACGATCCGCAAACAGGCATCATTTGGTGTTGCGGTGCCGGATCCGGAACAAAAGGCGGTGATGGTGGAGTATTCTTCTCCTAACACCAACAAGCCCCTGCACCTGGGGCACGTACGGAACATCTTATTGGGATGGTCAGTCGCGCAAATCCTGGAAGCCGCCGGTAAAAAGGTGTACAAAACACAGATTATCAACGATCGGGGCATCCATATCTGCAAATCCATGCTGGCCTGGCAGGAATCAGGAGAGGGGGTAACGCCCGCTTCGTCTGGACTCAAAGGCGACAAGATCGTCGGAAACGCCTACGTCGCGTTTGATAAGAAATATAAAACGGAAGTACAGGAACTCGTTGCCACCGGCCTGTCGGAAGACGACGCCAAAAAACAGGCTCCTTCGCTACTCAAAGCACAGGAGATGCTTCGGAAGTGGGAAGCCGGTGACCCCGAAACGCTGTCGCTTTGGAAACAACTCAACCAGTGGGTATACGATGGTTTCGCCCAGACGTATGCCAAGATGGGAGTCGAATTCGATTCGTATTACTACGAAAGCAATACCTATTTATTAGGAAAGGAGGTCGTTCAGTTCGGTCTTGAGAAAGGCGTATTTGAAAAAGACCCGGACGGATCGGTTTGGATTGACCTGACCGATGACGGACTCGACCGTAAAATTGTACTCCGGTCAGATGGTACGGCGGTTTACATGACGCAGGATATCGGCACTGCCATCCAACGGGTTAAAGACCACCCGGATGTGGGCGGTATGGTGTATACCGTTGGAAACGAACAGGATTATCACTTCAAGGTGCTGTTCCTCATCCTCAAAAAACTCGGTTTCGACTGGGCGGAAAACCTGTTCCATCTGTCGTATGGCATGGTAGACCTGCCGTCCGGTAAAATGAAGAGCCGTGAGGGGACTGTGGTCGATGCCGATGAATTGATGGACGAAATGACCGAAACCGCGCGTACGATATCGGAAGAATTGGGCAAGCTGGAAGGTTTCTCGCCTGAGGAAAAAGAACGCCTCTACCATATTATCGGTATGGGAGCACTGAAATACTACATACTCAAGGTCGATCCCAAAAAACGCATCCTTTTTAATCCGGAAGAATCAGTGGATTTCGCCGGAAATACAGGGCCTTTCATCCAATATACCTATGCCCGGATCCAATCGCTGTTGCGTCGCGCCGACGTCGATCTTTCACAGCCGTCTGGTATCTCGGTACTACATGAAAAAGAAAAAGAACTGCTCAAACGCCTGACGGTTTTCCCGGATGTTATCCAGGAAGCCGCCCGCGAGTACAGTCCGGCCCTCATTGCCAATTACATCTACGATTTGGTCAAGGAATACAATAGTTTTTACCAATCCGTTCCGGTTATCGCTACCGAAGACGACACGATAAAGGTCTTCCGCCTGCAACTGTCGGAAAAAGTAGGAGAGGTGATCCGTACCGGCTTCCGCCTCCTCGGCATCGACGTACCTTCCCGAATGTAA